The following nucleotide sequence is from Novosphingobium sp. 9U.
CAGCGCGATAGTGGCGCGAACCGCCAAGTTCAAACGGCAAAAGGCCGGCGTCCCCTTGGGTGAACGCCGGCCTTGCTGCGTGGATATCGATTAGAACGCCAGATCGGCAAGTCCGACCGATGATCCTTCCTGGCTGTAAACGTAGTAGGTCATGCCGCCGTGGGTGACCGACCCATCAAATTCCAGGCCGCCGACCTGAGCACCGTTAAAGTCGATCGTCCCGAGATCCTCAGATACGCCTGCCAGGTTGATGGAACCGTGGTTGTCCAGCTTTGTGCTCGAAAGAGCGCTTGTGGTAACCAGCAGGTCGTTGCTGTCGAAGTTGTCGATCCGGTCGTCACCCAGATGGATGTCGAGCCCGGTGTCGTAGAAGAAGACCGCCTTCTTGGCAGCAGGCAGAGCCCCGCCCAGCGCATCGTCTCCGATTGTGCCTTCAATCGCACCCTTGGGCTTTACTGCCGCATTGGCGTAAACCGACAAGCCTGCCTCGTCCGTGCCGAGATAGCGCAGAGCGGATACTCCCGTTATCGTCACCTTGTCAGTGCCGCCCAGAGACAGCTTCGACTTGGAGAAGGCAATGAGGCCGTCGCCATTGCCGTCGGCCAGCATCCCTTTTAGCACCAGAACGTCGTCGCGCTCGAAATTGGTGATCTGGTCGGATCCTGACTTACCATCGTAGTCGAAAAAGAAGCTATTATGCCCTTTGACCCCGGTCAGCTTATCGGAGCTCGAGGCA
It contains:
- a CDS encoding Ig-like domain-containing protein gives rise to the protein PEAKSDALTIVSGETGNGNVLANDTDANKDALTAALKSGPANGTVTLAADGNYVYKAAAGFSGTDSFTYTATDGKASSTATVSVTVKAPPSTNLSLPNSDLVQRAGTLDGSASSSDKLTGVKGHNSFFFDYDGKSGSDQITNFERDDVLVLKGMLADGNGDGLIAFSKSKLSLGGTDKVTITGVSALRYLGTDEAGLSVYANAAVKPKGAIEGTIGDDALGGALPAAKKAVFFYDTGLDIHLGDDRIDNFDSNDLLVTTSALSSTKLDNHGSINLAGVSEDLGTIDFNGAQVGGLEFDGSVTHGGMTYYVYSQEGSSVGLADLAF